One Campylobacter concisus DNA window includes the following coding sequences:
- a CDS encoding glycosyltransferase produces MKILFVTSTLRSGGAERVCAVIASRFSMDHEVSLVKFDKDEPFYELASGVKLINLGVGADEFGFVGNLKKRVLKVLALRALIREGKFDAVISFLDAVNTLVLFSSAGLKTPIIISEHTNYLAPKRAIFKVLRRISYPFANALSVLSDEDLGYYSKFCKNVMKIYNPLFEEVRSESFDKENLVIFVGRLNKIKNCEMFVRVAASLKQSGYKFAVAGDGSERANLENLAKNLGADVQFLGNVSDIASLYKRAKVLLSCSNFEGLGNTLIEAINYDCVRVATRTSGAKELIKDGFDGLLCEINDADQMSEKLANLLQDEAKMSEFAKNARARLDEFSVEQIYKKWLELLRLGGVK; encoded by the coding sequence ATGAAGATATTATTTGTCACATCAACGCTTAGAAGTGGCGGTGCGGAGCGAGTTTGCGCGGTGATCGCATCAAGATTTAGCATGGATCACGAGGTAAGCCTTGTTAAATTTGACAAAGATGAGCCATTTTACGAGCTAGCAAGTGGCGTGAAGCTCATAAATTTGGGCGTTGGGGCTGATGAGTTTGGCTTTGTTGGAAATTTAAAAAAGAGAGTTTTAAAGGTGCTTGCTTTAAGAGCGCTCATAAGAGAGGGCAAATTTGACGCTGTGATATCCTTTTTAGACGCCGTAAATACCTTGGTGCTATTTAGCTCGGCTGGGCTAAAAACACCTATAATCATAAGCGAGCACACAAACTACCTTGCGCCAAAAAGAGCCATTTTTAAGGTGCTAAGACGCATAAGCTATCCATTTGCAAACGCACTTAGCGTCCTAAGCGACGAGGATCTAGGCTACTACTCTAAATTTTGCAAAAATGTGATGAAAATTTACAACCCGCTCTTTGAAGAGGTGCGCAGCGAGAGCTTTGATAAAGAAAATTTAGTCATCTTTGTTGGCAGACTAAATAAGATAAAAAACTGCGAAATGTTTGTAAGAGTGGCTGCAAGCTTAAAGCAAAGCGGCTATAAATTTGCTGTCGCTGGAGATGGTAGCGAGAGAGCAAATTTAGAAAATTTAGCTAAAAATTTAGGCGCTGATGTCCAGTTTTTAGGCAATGTAAGCGACATCGCCTCGCTTTATAAAAGGGCAAAGGTGCTGCTCTCTTGCTCAAATTTCGAGGGTCTTGGAAACACCTTGATAGAGGCGATAAACTATGACTGCGTGCGGGTCGCAACAAGAACTAGCGGGGCAAAAGAGCTTATAAAAGATGGCTTTGATGGCTTGCTTTGCGAGATAAATGACGCTGATCAGATGAGCGAAAAGCTTGCAAATTTGCTGCAAGATGAGGCAAAAATGAGCGAATTTGCCAAAAACGCAAGAGCAAGGCTTGATGAGTTTAGCGTGGAGCAAATTTATAAAAAATGGCTAGAGCTTTTAAGGCTTGGAGGTGTGAAGTGA
- a CDS encoding glycosyltransferase has product MKILFVIAALRNGGAERVLNVLANELSKDNEITIALLEEDLGLYKFSDNINIINLNVTGSGLALKFKKILALRALFKEQRADLIMSFIDWTNVACVLANAGLRSKLIATEHHEHSYLKSKVASAMRDISYKFVDGLSVLSKSDYEYYKFVKNCEVIHNPLFIDVPENCEKQNVILSVARLEAVKGYDIYFEALSKVDKSLLDGWEIKIAGSGRQEAELKQMASNLGLNVKFLGHISDVSKLYSEAKIFILSSRSEGLSNVLIESGAFGCARLSSDTVGARELINDGTDGLIFKNGDANDLKDKLEMLLKDENLRQKLAENAGESANLFSKENIIKQWREFIKKVVSK; this is encoded by the coding sequence GTGAAAATTCTTTTTGTCATAGCCGCACTTAGAAATGGTGGGGCTGAACGTGTGCTAAATGTGCTTGCAAATGAGCTTAGCAAGGACAATGAGATCACTATCGCTCTGCTTGAAGAGGACCTTGGGCTTTATAAATTTAGTGACAATATAAATATCATAAACCTTAACGTCACTGGCTCAGGGCTCGCTTTAAAATTTAAGAAAATCCTAGCTCTTAGAGCACTTTTTAAAGAGCAAAGGGCTGATCTGATAATGAGCTTTATCGACTGGACAAATGTCGCTTGTGTGTTGGCAAATGCTGGTCTAAGGAGCAAACTAATAGCAACCGAGCATCACGAGCATAGCTACTTAAAAAGCAAGGTCGCAAGCGCTATGCGTGATATTTCCTATAAATTTGTAGATGGCTTAAGCGTGCTAAGCAAAAGCGACTACGAGTACTATAAATTTGTCAAAAACTGCGAGGTTATCCACAATCCACTTTTTATCGATGTGCCTGAAAATTGTGAGAAGCAAAATGTCATCTTAAGCGTGGCAAGGCTGGAGGCAGTAAAGGGCTATGATATCTATTTTGAGGCACTTAGCAAGGTGGATAAGAGCTTGCTTGATGGCTGGGAGATAAAGATCGCAGGTAGTGGCAGACAGGAAGCCGAGCTAAAGCAAATGGCGTCAAATTTAGGGCTTAACGTAAAATTTCTAGGCCACATAAGCGACGTTAGTAAGCTTTATAGCGAGGCAAAAATTTTTATTCTTAGCTCACGAAGCGAGGGGCTTTCAAACGTGCTAATCGAATCAGGCGCTTTTGGTTGCGCTAGGCTAAGTAGCGACACCGTGGGCGCAAGAGAGCTTATAAATGACGGCACGGACGGGCTTATCTTTAAAAATGGCGACGCAAATGACCTAAAAGATAAGCTTGAAATGCTTTTAAAAGACGAAAATTTAAGGCAAAAACTAGCAGAAAATGCCGGCGAAAGTGCAAATTTATTTAGCAAAGAAAACATCATCAAGCAGTGGCGAGAATTTATCAAAAAGGTTGTTAGCAAGTGA
- a CDS encoding glycosyltransferase — protein MKKLAVFLYSMGPGGAERNVANLLPFLVKRYEVHLILMSKVIAYEIPSEVQIHFIENSDPYESGLKKLARLFLAMPMLAFKYKKLCQNLGIDMQFVLMNRPCYIAGLARILGFKKRLVISERSCPSILYKNDLSGRVNKFLLTHLYKKADLILANAAGNKEDLVQNFGMSEAKTKVLYNALDLKTINLLKDEPLESGFSPFFINIGRLDSGKNQAMLIKIIASINDPRATLGILGKGPLKDELQNLINKLGVDKRVKLLGTDKNPFRHIKNASCLLCASRFEGFSNVLLEALACEKTIISTEHKSGAKELLGESEFGILVPVDDENAMKEAMIKVLNAPEIRQNFENVAYNRAKFFDSENIASELINFLENPNE, from the coding sequence GTGAAAAAATTAGCCGTTTTTTTATACTCGATGGGACCTGGTGGGGCTGAGCGAAATGTGGCAAATTTACTGCCATTTTTGGTTAAACGTTATGAAGTTCATCTCATCTTAATGAGCAAGGTCATCGCCTATGAGATCCCAAGCGAGGTGCAAATCCACTTTATAGAAAATAGCGATCCTTATGAAAGCGGGCTAAAGAAGCTTGCAAGGCTCTTTTTAGCGATGCCAATGCTTGCCTTTAAGTATAAAAAGCTTTGTCAAAATTTGGGCATAGATATGCAGTTTGTGCTGATGAACCGCCCTTGTTATATTGCTGGGCTTGCTAGAATTTTGGGCTTTAAAAAGAGGCTAGTTATCAGCGAGCGAAGCTGTCCGTCGATCCTATATAAAAACGATCTAAGCGGTAGGGTTAATAAATTCTTACTCACTCATCTTTATAAAAAAGCTGATCTCATCCTTGCAAATGCAGCTGGCAACAAAGAGGATCTGGTGCAAAATTTTGGCATGAGCGAGGCAAAAACAAAGGTGCTTTATAACGCCCTTGATCTAAAAACTATAAATTTGCTAAAAGATGAGCCGCTTGAGAGTGGTTTTAGTCCATTTTTCATAAATATTGGCCGCCTTGATAGCGGTAAAAATCAAGCCATGTTAATAAAAATAATAGCTTCTATTAACGACCCTCGCGCCACGCTTGGCATCCTTGGCAAAGGACCTTTAAAGGATGAGCTGCAAAATTTAATAAACAAGCTTGGCGTAGATAAGCGAGTAAAGCTTCTTGGCACTGATAAAAATCCTTTTAGACACATAAAAAATGCCTCGTGTTTGCTTTGTGCTTCGCGTTTTGAGGGCTTTTCAAATGTCCTGCTTGAAGCACTAGCATGTGAGAAAACTATCATCTCAACCGAGCATAAAAGCGGTGCAAAGGAGCTTTTGGGCGAGAGTGAGTTTGGCATTTTGGTGCCTGTTGATGATGAAAATGCAATGAAAGAGGCGATGATAAAGGTGCTTAATGCGCCTGAAATAAGGCAAAATTTTGAAAATGTTGCGTATAATCGGGCTAAATTTTTTGATAGTGAAAATATAGCGAGCGAGCTTATAAATTTTTTGGAAAATCCTAATGAATAG
- a CDS encoding STT3 domain-containing protein: protein MNRNLFFKNYSLYLMIFVAVFFSVICRLYWVFWASEYPVFFWNNELMISTNDGYAFAEGARDMLAGFHQENDLSYYGYPLSTLTYWIVKFLGVKLETAMIYMSVFFSSLVAVPVILIANEYKLKFAGFIAALLAVVANSYYNRTMAGYYDTDMLIIPLSVFVVWGLVRVLEKKDAKSLIIAPLSVLIYMWWYASAFSLISILTGLFLLYTLIFDRKNPLFYLEISLLLLAISNLDLTLKFIAIIAIYALCLFKKEVINLKIALGILAVIFIVFVIRGGLNPIIFQLKFYVFRDAPEVGGMSFHFFNVNQTIQESSIVDFTLFCERISANVITFLISLAGVALFCFKYRSFAISLGMLALGFLAFKSGLRFTIYAVPIMALGFGYLVEFILSNLKLKGAVLNLARAFITVLALTPALIHIYGYKAEPVFVHKEVEILNKLKGIAGREDYVVAWWDYGYPIRYYSDVKTLIDGGKHLGRENFAVSFALGSDEISSANMARLDVEYTERNFKERFNGNLAQILKERNASIDHFFSDIKEANFSLPAKTRDIYYYLPDRMLGIFPTILQFSKIDLKSGKNLNNGLFIVTRAISQNENGIRLNGGFTLTSDVTNLIYDGNILPLKSFIETDYNEAGKLNVKEYKNNESSNISVIFMRDYGRFIILDESILNSAYIQLFVLERYDPKVFEPVILDGAAKVYRLKR, encoded by the coding sequence ATGAATAGAAATTTATTTTTTAAAAATTACTCTTTATACTTGATGATATTTGTCGCAGTCTTTTTTAGCGTGATTTGCAGGCTTTACTGGGTCTTTTGGGCGAGTGAATATCCGGTATTTTTCTGGAACAACGAGCTGATGATCAGCACAAACGACGGCTACGCATTTGCCGAGGGTGCAAGGGACATGCTGGCTGGCTTTCACCAAGAAAACGACCTTAGCTACTACGGCTATCCGCTCTCGACGCTTACTTACTGGATCGTGAAATTTCTGGGCGTCAAGCTTGAGACGGCGATGATTTATATGAGCGTATTTTTCTCATCGCTTGTCGCTGTGCCAGTCATCTTGATCGCAAATGAGTATAAGCTCAAATTTGCTGGCTTCATCGCCGCACTTCTTGCTGTCGTCGCAAATAGCTACTACAACCGCACGATGGCAGGATACTACGACACTGACATGCTCATCATCCCACTTAGCGTCTTTGTCGTCTGGGGACTTGTTAGGGTGCTTGAGAAAAAGGACGCAAAGAGCCTAATAATCGCACCTTTGAGTGTGCTTATTTATATGTGGTGGTATGCGAGTGCGTTTTCGCTTATTAGCATTTTAACTGGGCTATTTTTACTTTACACGCTCATCTTTGATAGGAAAAATCCACTTTTTTACCTTGAAATTTCACTGCTTTTACTTGCTATTTCGAACCTTGATCTAACGCTTAAATTTATCGCTATCATCGCTATTTACGCACTTTGTCTTTTTAAAAAAGAGGTGATAAATTTAAAAATTGCTCTTGGTATTTTGGCAGTTATTTTTATAGTTTTTGTCATTCGTGGCGGACTAAATCCGATTATTTTTCAGCTTAAATTTTACGTCTTTAGAGATGCGCCTGAAGTTGGCGGTATGAGTTTTCACTTTTTTAATGTCAATCAGACTATTCAAGAGTCAAGCATCGTTGATTTTACGCTATTTTGCGAGAGGATTAGCGCAAATGTCATCACATTTTTGATCTCGCTTGCTGGCGTTGCTCTTTTTTGCTTTAAATACCGCTCATTTGCCATCTCGCTTGGCATGCTAGCTCTTGGCTTTTTAGCCTTTAAAAGCGGCCTTAGATTTACTATTTATGCTGTGCCTATCATGGCACTTGGATTTGGCTACTTGGTGGAGTTTATACTTTCAAATTTAAAGCTAAAAGGAGCGGTGCTAAATCTTGCGAGAGCTTTTATAACCGTGCTTGCTCTTACTCCAGCGCTCATTCATATCTATGGTTACAAAGCTGAGCCAGTTTTTGTGCACAAAGAGGTTGAAATTTTAAATAAGCTAAAAGGTATCGCAGGACGCGAGGACTACGTGGTTGCGTGGTGGGACTATGGATATCCGATTAGATATTACAGCGATGTTAAGACGCTCATTGATGGCGGAAAGCACCTTGGACGTGAAAATTTTGCCGTGAGTTTTGCGCTTGGAAGCGATGAGATAAGCTCAGCAAATATGGCAAGACTTGATGTTGAGTACACAGAGAGAAATTTTAAAGAGCGATTTAATGGCAATTTGGCTCAAATTTTAAAAGAGAGAAATGCAAGCATCGATCATTTTTTTAGCGATATAAAAGAGGCAAATTTTAGCCTGCCAGCAAAGACTAGGGATATTTACTACTACTTGCCAGATAGGATGCTTGGTATTTTTCCGACCATTTTGCAATTTAGCAAGATCGATCTAAAAAGCGGTAAAAATTTAAACAACGGCCTTTTTATCGTCACAAGAGCGATCTCTCAAAATGAAAATGGCATTAGACTAAATGGTGGTTTTACGCTCACAAGTGATGTCACAAATTTAATCTATGATGGCAATATCTTGCCTCTTAAATCTTTCATAGAGACTGATTATAACGAGGCTGGCAAGCTAAATGTCAAAGAGTATAAAAATAACGAAAGCTCAAATATTTCTGTCATTTTTATGAGGGATTATGGCAGATTCATCATCCTTGATGAGAGCATTTTAAATAGCGCCTACATCCAGCTTTTCGTGCTTGAAAGATACGATCCTAAGGTCTTTGAGCCAGTCATACTTGACGGGGCGGCAAAAGTTTATAGGCTAAAGAGGTAG
- the pglA gene encoding N,N'-diacetylbacillosaminyl-diphospho-undecaprenol alpha-1,3-N-acetylgalactosaminyltransferase: protein MARIGFLSHADMSIHFFRRPIMQALKDMGHEVFAIAPKGNFTDELAKSFHAVTYELDKASLNPLTVINNSKKLSQILGELNLDLLQTGAHKSNVFGTFAAKNAGIKHVINLVEGLGSFYIDDDIKTKAVRFVMESLYKFSFAKADACVFVNDSDANYMISRNLIDKSKVYRIKSVGVDTAKFDPAITQAADLGEKKVILMIARAMWHKGVREFYEAAEILNGYKNCEFIFVGEGFAGNKSTADESFLKGGKVCYLGARNDIPQLLKASYLLALPSYKEGFPRTVLEAMSMAKAVVASDVTGCNEAVREGYNGLLCKVKDASDLASKIKILLDDEKLCTKLGQNGRDWAVSEFDEKQIAKRYIEIYRKFIDV, encoded by the coding sequence ATGGCAAGGATAGGATTTTTAAGCCACGCTGATATGAGCATACACTTTTTTAGACGCCCTATAATGCAGGCTTTAAAAGATATGGGGCATGAAGTTTTTGCTATCGCTCCAAAAGGAAATTTTACTGATGAGCTTGCCAAAAGCTTTCACGCTGTTACCTACGAGCTTGATAAGGCGAGCCTAAATCCGCTAACTGTGATAAATAACTCAAAAAAATTATCTCAAATTTTAGGTGAGCTAAATTTAGACCTGCTTCAAACTGGCGCTCACAAGTCAAATGTATTTGGCACGTTTGCCGCTAAAAACGCTGGCATAAAACACGTGATAAATTTAGTTGAAGGCCTTGGTAGCTTTTATATCGATGATGATATTAAGACGAAGGCTGTGCGTTTTGTCATGGAGAGTCTTTATAAATTTTCCTTTGCAAAGGCTGATGCTTGCGTGTTTGTAAACGACTCTGACGCTAATTATATGATCTCTCGTAATTTGATAGATAAAAGTAAAGTTTACCGCATAAAAAGTGTCGGTGTTGATACTGCTAAATTTGACCCAGCTATCACGCAGGCGGCTGACCTTGGTGAAAAAAAGGTCATTTTGATGATCGCAAGAGCGATGTGGCACAAGGGTGTTCGAGAATTTTACGAGGCAGCTGAAATTTTAAATGGCTACAAAAACTGCGAATTTATCTTTGTGGGTGAGGGCTTTGCTGGTAATAAATCAACTGCGGACGAGAGCTTTTTAAAAGGTGGTAAAGTATGTTATCTTGGCGCTAGAAACGACATACCACAGCTTTTAAAGGCATCTTACTTGCTAGCACTTCCTAGCTACAAAGAGGGCTTTCCAAGAACGGTTTTAGAGGCGATGAGTATGGCTAAAGCAGTCGTTGCAAGCGACGTGACAGGCTGTAATGAAGCTGTAAGAGAGGGCTATAACGGACTTTTATGCAAAGTAAAAGACGCAAGCGATCTTGCTAGTAAGATAAAAATTTTACTTGATGACGAGAAGCTTTGCACTAAACTTGGGCAAAATGGCAGGGACTGGGCGGTGAGTGAGTTTGACGAGAAGCAAATCGCAAAAAGATATATAGAAATTTATAGGAAATTTATAGATGTATAG
- the pglC gene encoding undecaprenyl phosphate N,N'-diacetylbacillosamine 1-phosphate transferase has product MYRNFLKRVIDILGALFLLILTSPIIIATAIFIYFKVSRDVIFTQARPGLNEKIFKIYKFKTMSDERDANGELLPDEQRLGRFGKLIRSLSLDELPQLFNVLKGDMSFIGPRPLLVEYLPIYNETQKHRHDVRPGITGLAQVNGRNAISWEKKFEYDVYYAKNLSFMLDVKIALQTIEKVLKRSGVSKEGQATTEKFNGKN; this is encoded by the coding sequence ATGTATAGAAATTTTTTAAAGAGGGTGATTGATATTTTGGGGGCTTTGTTTTTGCTCATTTTAACGTCACCTATCATCATAGCAACGGCGATTTTTATCTATTTTAAAGTAAGCCGTGATGTTATTTTCACGCAGGCAAGACCAGGTCTTAATGAGAAAATTTTTAAAATTTATAAATTTAAGACGATGAGCGATGAGCGTGACGCAAATGGCGAGCTCTTGCCAGATGAGCAGCGTCTTGGTAGATTTGGTAAGCTAATCCGTTCGCTTAGCCTCGATGAGCTACCACAGTTATTTAACGTGCTAAAGGGCGACATGAGCTTCATTGGGCCAAGGCCGCTTTTAGTTGAGTATCTGCCTATTTATAACGAAACGCAAAAGCACCGTCACGACGTACGTCCAGGTATCACAGGGCTAGCGCAAGTAAATGGCAGAAACGCCATAAGCTGGGAGAAAAAATTTGAGTACGACGTCTATTACGCTAAAAATTTAAGCTTTATGCTTGATGTAAAGATTGCCTTACAGACCATCGAAAAGGTGCTAAAACGAAGTGGCGTCAGCAAAGAGGGGCAGGCTACGACGGAGAAATTTAATGGCAAAAACTAA
- the pglD gene encoding UDP-N-acetylbacillosamine N-acetyltransferase, which produces MAKTKKIYIYGASGHGLVVADIARSNGYDEIVFLDDASECKFSPELEKADIIIAIGENKTRQKISQKVEAAGFDIVNLIHKSAVVSESAVIEKGVVVMPNAVINAKARIKEGAIINSGAVIEHECVIGKFAHISPNAALAGNVSVGEFTHIGIGSSIIQGISIGKNCIIGAGSVVVRDIKDDTKAYGVPASERAKI; this is translated from the coding sequence ATGGCAAAAACTAAGAAAATTTACATCTACGGAGCAAGCGGTCACGGGCTAGTCGTAGCTGACATCGCTAGAAGCAACGGCTATGATGAGATAGTTTTTTTAGATGATGCTAGTGAGTGTAAATTTAGCCCAGAGCTTGAAAAAGCAGACATCATAATAGCTATTGGCGAAAACAAAACAAGGCAAAAGATCAGCCAAAAAGTAGAGGCTGCTGGCTTTGATATAGTAAATTTGATCCATAAAAGTGCGGTTGTGAGCGAAAGTGCTGTGATAGAAAAAGGCGTAGTTGTCATGCCAAATGCCGTTATAAACGCAAAAGCCCGCATAAAAGAGGGTGCTATCATAAATTCTGGCGCGGTGATAGAGCATGAGTGCGTGATAGGTAAATTTGCTCACATCAGCCCAAATGCAGCCCTTGCTGGAAATGTTAGCGTGGGCGAATTTACGCACATAGGTATCGGCTCAAGCATCATTCAAGGTATAAGTATTGGCAAAAACTGCATCATCGGCGCTGGAAGCGTGGTTGTTAGAGATATAAAAGATGACACAAAGGCTTACGGCGTGCCAGCGAGCGAGCGCGCTAAGATATAA
- the pglE gene encoding UDP-N-acetylbacillosamine transaminase yields MDRVFLSPPNMSGKEQEYIKKVFESNYIAPLGEYVNKFEESIKSYTGAKDALALSAGTAALHLALRVLSVKDGDFVLASSFTFMASVSPILYEKATPVFIDCDESWNLSPELLKKAISNLPKKPKALVVTHLYGQASKMKEICEICQNEGIALVEDAAEALGGFYGGKALGTFGVMGAYSFNGNKIITTSGGGMLVGDKEFVEKARFYSTQAREPLLHYEHKDYGYNYRLSNVLGAIGVAQMEILEKRVEQKRKVFEIYEKELGDILEFMPELANSRGNRWLTTGVFAKKDTHLKVIKALADANIESRPLWKPMHLQPVFKGALSFIDGYSEDLFSRGICLPSGSDMSEQTQERVIKIVKENA; encoded by the coding sequence ATGGATAGAGTTTTTTTATCTCCACCAAATATGAGCGGAAAAGAGCAAGAATATATAAAAAAAGTTTTTGAAAGCAACTATATAGCGCCACTTGGCGAGTATGTTAATAAATTTGAAGAAAGTATAAAAAGCTACACTGGAGCAAAAGATGCTCTTGCGCTAAGCGCTGGAACAGCAGCACTTCACCTAGCACTTCGCGTCCTTAGCGTAAAAGATGGCGACTTTGTGCTGGCTTCTAGTTTTACTTTCATGGCTTCAGTCTCGCCTATACTTTATGAAAAAGCAACTCCAGTATTCATAGACTGCGATGAGAGTTGGAATTTAAGCCCAGAACTACTTAAAAAAGCAATCTCAAATTTACCTAAAAAGCCAAAGGCATTAGTCGTTACTCATCTTTACGGGCAAGCTTCAAAGATGAAAGAAATTTGTGAAATTTGCCAAAACGAGGGCATCGCTTTAGTTGAAGATGCAGCTGAAGCACTTGGCGGATTTTACGGCGGTAAGGCACTTGGCACATTTGGCGTGATGGGTGCATATAGCTTTAACGGCAACAAGATAATCACTACTTCAGGCGGAGGTATGCTAGTTGGTGACAAGGAATTTGTAGAAAAAGCTAGATTTTACAGCACTCAAGCTAGAGAGCCACTGCTTCACTACGAGCACAAAGACTATGGCTACAACTACCGCTTAAGCAACGTACTAGGTGCTATTGGCGTGGCTCAGATGGAAATTTTGGAAAAAAGAGTCGAGCAAAAGAGAAAAGTCTTTGAAATTTATGAAAAAGAGCTTGGCGATATTTTAGAATTTATGCCAGAGCTAGCAAATTCTCGTGGTAACAGATGGCTGACAACTGGCGTTTTTGCCAAAAAAGATACACATTTAAAAGTTATAAAAGCACTAGCTGATGCAAACATCGAGAGTCGCCCACTTTGGAAGCCTATGCATTTACAGCCTGTCTTTAAGGGTGCGTTAAGCTTTATCGATGGATATAGTGAAGATCTATTTTCAAGAGGAATTTGCTTGCCAAGTGGCAGTGATATGAGCGAGCAGACACAAGAAAGAGTGATAAAAATAGTCAAGGAAAATGCGTAA
- the pglF gene encoding UDP-N-acetylglucosamine 4,6-dehydratase (configuration-retaining), with protein sequence MFHATKLKRLVFFLLGDVFIFIFSIYAAYLLRFNADIPDIYVQGLFVTAGFLIVFKLFFMWMFKIYKVPWRFFGLNEARKIFLAHVCSAVLFTIIFFIIQDFLNPYPRSVIFIDLLISCLLVGLLRISKRMVLDFSNKPHKGEPCIVIGATSKALHVLRGLKQGYLDYYAVGVVDGRSDLVGTYCDGFLVQDKKDIPNLIKDYDAKTAIIALALDQDELQALVDELSGYGIRDMKLFSLIENEPIKDISIEDLLARKPKDLNPEAISNFLKDKRVLVTGAGGSIGSEICKQCLKFGVSELIMVEHSEFNLYKIGEDTKDKKTISKLVNITNLKDFEEVFADFKPEIVIHAAAYKHVPLCELNPRSAVENNILGTKNAVDLSKKYGVKKFVMISSDKAVRPTNIMGTTKRVCELYALNSNEAGVCEIVCVRFGNVLGSSGSVIPKFKAQIAANKPLSVTHPEITRYFMLTSEACQLVLQAASIAKGGELFVLDMGEPVKIVDLAKKMLLLSNKEHLGIEFVGLRPGEKLYEELLINKDDVQTKYESIFVTHSQPYDLTLLNSQINGLLQLEDDEVAPALKVIVPEFNHALNLKG encoded by the coding sequence ATGTTTCATGCAACAAAGTTAAAAAGGCTTGTATTTTTCCTTCTTGGCGATGTTTTTATATTTATCTTTTCGATATATGCGGCTTATCTTTTAAGATTTAACGCTGACATCCCAGATATCTACGTGCAAGGGCTTTTTGTAACGGCTGGATTTTTGATCGTATTTAAGCTCTTTTTTATGTGGATGTTTAAAATTTACAAGGTGCCGTGGAGGTTTTTCGGATTAAACGAAGCAAGAAAAATTTTCTTAGCTCACGTTTGCTCAGCGGTTTTATTTACGATCATTTTTTTTATCATTCAAGATTTTTTAAATCCGTACCCAAGAAGCGTTATTTTCATTGATCTTCTTATTTCATGCTTACTTGTTGGGCTTTTAAGAATTTCAAAACGCATGGTGCTTGACTTTTCAAACAAACCTCACAAAGGTGAGCCTTGTATCGTTATAGGCGCTACCTCAAAAGCGCTTCACGTCTTGCGTGGCTTAAAACAAGGGTATCTTGACTACTACGCGGTTGGAGTGGTAGATGGTAGAAGCGACCTTGTTGGTACTTATTGTGATGGATTTTTAGTTCAAGATAAAAAAGATATACCAAACCTTATAAAAGACTACGACGCAAAGACTGCTATCATCGCACTAGCACTTGATCAAGACGAGCTTCAAGCTTTAGTTGATGAGCTAAGTGGATATGGTATAAGAGATATGAAACTCTTTTCGCTTATCGAAAATGAGCCGATCAAGGATATCTCTATTGAAGACTTGCTCGCTAGAAAGCCAAAAGATTTAAACCCAGAGGCTATTTCAAATTTCTTAAAAGATAAAAGAGTACTTGTCACTGGAGCTGGAGGCAGTATAGGAAGTGAAATTTGTAAGCAATGCTTAAAATTTGGTGTAAGTGAGCTTATAATGGTTGAGCACAGCGAGTTTAACCTTTATAAGATAGGCGAAGATACAAAAGATAAAAAAACTATTAGCAAGCTTGTAAATATCACAAATTTAAAGGACTTTGAAGAAGTCTTTGCTGACTTTAAACCTGAGATCGTTATCCACGCGGCTGCTTATAAACACGTGCCGCTTTGCGAGCTAAACCCTCGCTCAGCAGTTGAAAACAACATCCTTGGTACAAAAAATGCAGTCGATCTTTCTAAAAAATACGGCGTTAAGAAATTTGTCATGATCTCTTCAGACAAGGCTGTGCGCCCAACAAACATAATGGGTACAACTAAGCGTGTTTGCGAGCTTTACGCACTAAATTCAAACGAAGCAGGTGTCTGCGAGATAGTTTGCGTGCGCTTTGGTAACGTTCTTGGCTCAAGTGGCTCAGTCATACCTAAATTTAAAGCACAGATCGCTGCAAATAAGCCACTAAGCGTCACTCACCCAGAGATCACAAGGTACTTTATGCTTACATCTGAAGCGTGCCAGCTAGTCCTTCAAGCAGCCTCTATAGCAAAAGGTGGAGAGCTTTTCGTGCTTGATATGGGCGAGCCAGTTAAGATCGTCGATCTTGCTAAAAAGATGCTTCTGCTTTCAAATAAAGAGCATCTGGGTATCGAATTTGTAGGGCTTAGACCTGGCGAGAAGCTTTATGAGGAGCTGCTTATCAACAAAGATGACGTTCAAACCAAGTATGAGTCGATCTTTGTCACACACTCGCAGCCTTATGATCTGACCCTTTTAAATTCACAGATAAATGGGCTTTTGCAGCTTGAAGATGACGAGGTAGCACCTGCTCTTAAGGTGATCGTGCCAGAGTTTAACCATGCATTAAATTTAAAAGGCTAG